The following coding sequences lie in one Daphnia pulex isolate KAP4 chromosome 1, ASM2113471v1 genomic window:
- the LOC124191618 gene encoding 26S proteasome regulatory subunit 6B codes for MEDMCVVLPERTEEAIPDFKPNVNLLIPTINEALDIDDLYTKYKKLQMQLESLTVQEAYIKDEQRNLKKEYLHAQEEVKRIQSVPLVIGQFLEAVDQNTGIVGSTTGSNYFVRILSTIDRELLKPSASVALHKHSNALVDVLPPEADSSISMLGADEKPDVSYADIGGMDMQKQEMREAVELPLTHFELYKQIGIDPPRGVLMYGPPGCGKTMLAKAVAHHTTAAFIRVVGSEFVQKYLGEGPRMVRDVFRLAKENSPAIIFIDEIDAIATKRFDAQTGADREVQRILLELLNQMDGFDQTTNVKVIMATNRADTLDPALLRPGRLDRKIEFPLPDRRQKRLVFATITAKMNLSDEVDLEDFVARPDKISGADINAICQEAGMHAVRENRYIVLAKDFEKGYKNNIKKDEAEHEFYK; via the exons ATGGAGGATATGTGTGTGGTTTTGCCCGAAAGAACG GAAGAAGCTATTCCCGATTTCAAACCAAATGTCAACCTACTAATTCCGACCATCAATGAAGCTCTTGACATCGACGATCTTTACACTAAATATAAG AAATTGCAAATGCAATTAGAATCGTTGACTGTGCAAGAAGCCTACATTAAAGATGAACAAAGAAATCTGAAGAAGGAGTATCTGCACGCTCAAGAGGAAGTGAAACGAATTCAGAGTGTTCCCTTAGTTATTGGTCAGTTTCTTGAAGCTGTTGACCAGAATACCGGGATTGTAGGCAGCACTACTGGGTCCAATTACTTTGTAAGAATTCTCTCAACTATTGATAGGGAACTCTTAAAACCATCAGCAAGTGTTGCACTGCACAAGCACAGCAATGCTCTGGTTGATGTACTTCCACCAGAAGCAGATTCCTCAATTTCAATGCTTGGAGCAG ATGAGAAGCCTGATGTGTCTTATGCTGACATTGGTGGAATGGACATGCAGAAACAAGAGATGAGAGAAGCAGTAGAGCTTCCACTTACACATTTTGAGCTTTATAAGCAAATTGGAATTGATCCACCAAGAGGTGTTTTGATGTATGGTCCTCCAG GATGTGGCAAAACCATGTTGGCGAAAGCAGTGGCACATCATACAACAGCTGCCTTCATTCGCGTTGTAGGATCAGAGTTCGTTCAAAAGTATCTAGGTGAAGGTCCTCGTATGGTCCGTGATGTCTTTCGCCTTGCCAAGGAGAACTCGCctgcaattatttttattgatgagATCGATGCCATTGCGACAAAGCGTTTTGATGCTCAGACTGGTGCCGATCGAGAGGTTCAACGTATTTTGCTAGAATTATTGAATCAGATGGACGGATTTGACCAGACCACAAATGTTAAA GTTATCATGGCAACGAATCGAGCAGATACTTTGGATCCTGCTCTTCTCCGTCCTGGTCGACTGGATCGTAAAATTGAATTCCCACTGCCTGATCGGCGTCAAAAGCGGTTGGTTTTTGCGACCATTACGGCCAAGATGAATCTGAGTGACGAGGTAGATCTGGAAGACTTCGTTGCCAGGCCGGACAAGATTTCTGGTGCAGATATTAACGCAATCTGTCAGGAGGCTGGTATGCATGCAGTTCGTGAGAATCGCTACATCGTACTGGCCAAAGATTTCGAAAAGGGAtacaaaaacaacattaaaaaagACGAAGCGGAGCACGagttttataaataa
- the LOC124191596 gene encoding SID1 transmembrane family member 1-like isoform X2, with the protein MDTATKIKLLTVTALVTALLGTYFTALHIDSLARERYIFKRNSHSVVRKDLSYENSVSRYQQKVHTKVIDAKLFQKYSFNVNSTLEYIFQYSYKQDIAANQALSVQVASKTAFRENPVLVVVRQQKAVLSWQLPLLLETSSGWQEYSSVSRQLCTEPLQRNMSVEHEFFLGVSTSDPKNLSFVASVTPVEDFVVELDGNHTVTLTASEPKYYQFLFPEGVTNVLLTVTSDDNYCMSVSIQNLTCPVFDMDHDLKYDGIWQTLMNKTGMTISRERFPYGFFFVFVVKADDFECTGKRINPPPLRKKTVHFTIHEKVSYIDFMAAVIGVLGIFALFYIGAFVSFCFNCRNTVPDELEPSLLEVRNRPTRYGSISTPIVGPTPTAASRDVESEPLSRTSSALDLTDIDLMPDAYSDKDVVRTKTFLFVADLSHKGSRFHGKKSQLYMWNLLIVAVFYALPVLQLVIIYQKVLNDTGDQDLCYFNFLCAHPLGDLTDFNHVYSNLGYVLLGLLFIINTARRDVLRRQAQANHDRLEKYYGIPQHYGLFYAMGTALMVEGVLSACYHICPTHANYQFDTTFMYVISMLCMLKIYQTRHPDINAEAHAAFAVLAFVVLIGVISVFEDSLTFRIIFSAIHLLACLALSAQVYYMGRWKLNFGVFKRIYMVFWNDFQAGPSNWFRPMYVDRMFLLVIGILTNVGLSVYGLMERPPDFASYMLAIFITNLMLYTTFYIIMKLRHGEKILCQAIFYIALASLSWGAAMYFFINKAITWRKRAAESRVFNQECAILSFYDYHDIWHFLSAASLFFSFMTLLTLDDDLAYTPRDRIPVF; encoded by the exons ATGGATACCGCTACAAAAATTAAGTTGCTTACGGTAACCGCTCTCGTTACTGCTTTGTTGGGAACTTATTTTACTGCACTGCACATCGACAGTCTTGCCAGGGAGAGATATATTTTCAAAC gaaatagtcATTCAGTTGTCAGGAAAGACTTGAGTTATGAAAATTCAGTGTCCCGATATCAGCAAAAGGTGCATACCAAAGTCATAGATGCAAAACTGTTTCAAAAATACAGTTTTAATGTGAACTCAACATTGGAATATATTTTCCAGTATTCATACAAACAAGAT ATTGCTGCAAATCAAGCTTTATCTGTACAGGTTGCTAGCAAAACTGCTTTCAGAGAAAATCCTGTTCTTGTAGTTGTTAGACAACAAAAAGCAGTTTTGTCATGGCAACTTCCGCTTTTACTAGAAACATCAAGTGGATG GCAAGAATACAGCAGTGTAAGCCGCCAGCTTTGCACTGAGCCCTTACAACGCAACATGTCTGTAGAGCACGAATTTTTTCTTGGTGTGTCAACATCAGATCCTAAAAACTTGAGCTTCGTAGCTTCTGTTACTCCCGTTGAAGATTTTGTTGTCGA ATTAGACGGAAATCATACAGTCACACTGACGGCTTCTGAGCCGAAGTATTATCAATTTCTGTTTCCGGAAGGCGTTACAAATGTACTACTTACAGTTACATCGGACGATAATTATTGCATGTCAGTCTCTATTCAAAACTTAACG TGTCCTGTATTCGATATGGACCATGATTTAAAGTATGATGGCATATGGCAAACTCTTATGAACAAGACTGGAATGACGATAAGC CGAGAACGATTTCCctatggatttttctttgttttcgtcGTCAAAGCTGACGATTTTGAATGCACAGGAAAGCGAATTAATCCACCACCTCTGAGAAAGAAAACTGTTCATTTTACTATCCATGAAAAG GTTAGTTACATTGACTTCATGGCAGCTGTTATCGGAGTTCTTGGAATATTTGCGCTCTTCTACATTGGGGCTTTTGTctccttttgtttcaattgtAGAAA CACCGTACCCGATGAACTGGAGCCGAGTTTACTTGAAGTACGGAACAGACCCACGCGTTATGGTTCCATCTCCACTC CTATCGTCGGTCCAACTCCAACTGCTGCCTCAAGAGATGTAGAATCGGAACCTCTTTCACGCACATCTTCCGCTCTGGACTTGACCGATATTGATCTAATGCCTGATGCATACAGTGATAAAGATGTTGTTCGGaccaaaacatttcttttcgtGGCTGATCTTTCCCACAAAGGGTCACGGTTCCATGGCAAAAAGTCGCAACTTTACATGTGGAATTTATTGATt gtCGCTGTATTTTATGCTCTGCCGGTTTTACAGCTTGTCATCATTTATCAAAAA GTGCTGAATGACACGGGTGACCAGGATCTTTGCTATTTCAACTTTCTCTGCGCTCATCCGCTGGGGGATTTGACAGATTTCAACCACGTCTACTCCAATCTCGGTTACGTTTTGCTGGGTCTTCTGTTCATCATCAACACCGCGCGCAGAGACGTTCTTAGGCGACAAGCTCAAGCAAATCACGATCGAttggaaaag TATTACGGAATTCCTCAACATTACGGCCTCTTTTACGCTATGGGAACAGCATTAATG gtCGAAGGAGTACTCAGTGCCTGTTACCACATATGCCCTACACACGCCAACTATCAGTTCG ATACAACTTTTATGTATGTTATAAGCATGCTTTGTATGTTGAAGATTTACCAAACTCGCCATCCAGACATCAACGCTGAAGCTCACGCAGCCTTTGCCGTTCTGGCTTTCGTCGTTCTAATAGGAGTCATCTCAGTGTTTGAAGACTCACTGACTTTTCGAATCATTTTCTCTGCCATCCATCTCCTTGCATGTCTGGCTTTATCTGCTCAAGTCTACTACATGGGCAGATGGAAATTGA ATTTTGGAGTGTTCAAACGAATTTATATGGTTTTTTGGAACGATTTCCAAGCGGGACCATCAAAT TGGTTCAGACCGATGTACGTCGATCGAATGTTCCTATTG GTCATAGGAATTCTTACGAATGTGGGATTGTCGGTGTATGGATTGATGGAACGTCCTCCAGATTTCGCTTCCTACATGCTGGCAATTTTCATCACTAATCTGATGTTGTACACCACTTTCTACATCATCATGAAATTGCGGCACGGCGAGAAAATCTTGTGTCAGGCGATATTTTACATTGCCTTGGCCTCCCTTTCTTGGGGTGCTGCAATGTACTTTTTCATCAACAAAGCCATCACTTGGAGA AAAAGAGCTGCCGAATCTCGAGTTTTCAATCAAGAGTGCGCGATACTCAGTTTCTATGATTATCATGACATTTGGCATTTCCTTTCGGCTGCCAGTctgttcttttccttcatg aCTCTTCTTACTTTGGATGATGATCTCGCTTACACGCCGCGTGATAGGATTCCAGTCTTCTAA
- the LOC124191596 gene encoding SID1 transmembrane family member 1-like isoform X1, with amino-acid sequence MDTATKIKLLTVTALVTALLGTYFTALHIDSLARERYIFKLGNSHSVVRKDLSYENSVSRYQQKVHTKVIDAKLFQKYSFNVNSTLEYIFQYSYKQDIAANQALSVQVASKTAFRENPVLVVVRQQKAVLSWQLPLLLETSSGWQEYSSVSRQLCTEPLQRNMSVEHEFFLGVSTSDPKNLSFVASVTPVEDFVVELDGNHTVTLTASEPKYYQFLFPEGVTNVLLTVTSDDNYCMSVSIQNLTCPVFDMDHDLKYDGIWQTLMNKTGMTISRERFPYGFFFVFVVKADDFECTGKRINPPPLRKKTVHFTIHEKVSYIDFMAAVIGVLGIFALFYIGAFVSFCFNCRNTVPDELEPSLLEVRNRPTRYGSISTPIVGPTPTAASRDVESEPLSRTSSALDLTDIDLMPDAYSDKDVVRTKTFLFVADLSHKGSRFHGKKSQLYMWNLLIVAVFYALPVLQLVIIYQKVLNDTGDQDLCYFNFLCAHPLGDLTDFNHVYSNLGYVLLGLLFIINTARRDVLRRQAQANHDRLEKYYGIPQHYGLFYAMGTALMVEGVLSACYHICPTHANYQFDTTFMYVISMLCMLKIYQTRHPDINAEAHAAFAVLAFVVLIGVISVFEDSLTFRIIFSAIHLLACLALSAQVYYMGRWKLNFGVFKRIYMVFWNDFQAGPSNWFRPMYVDRMFLLVIGILTNVGLSVYGLMERPPDFASYMLAIFITNLMLYTTFYIIMKLRHGEKILCQAIFYIALASLSWGAAMYFFINKAITWRKRAAESRVFNQECAILSFYDYHDIWHFLSAASLFFSFMTLLTLDDDLAYTPRDRIPVF; translated from the exons ATGGATACCGCTACAAAAATTAAGTTGCTTACGGTAACCGCTCTCGTTACTGCTTTGTTGGGAACTTATTTTACTGCACTGCACATCGACAGTCTTGCCAGGGAGAGATATATTTTCAAAC taggaaatagtcATTCAGTTGTCAGGAAAGACTTGAGTTATGAAAATTCAGTGTCCCGATATCAGCAAAAGGTGCATACCAAAGTCATAGATGCAAAACTGTTTCAAAAATACAGTTTTAATGTGAACTCAACATTGGAATATATTTTCCAGTATTCATACAAACAAGAT ATTGCTGCAAATCAAGCTTTATCTGTACAGGTTGCTAGCAAAACTGCTTTCAGAGAAAATCCTGTTCTTGTAGTTGTTAGACAACAAAAAGCAGTTTTGTCATGGCAACTTCCGCTTTTACTAGAAACATCAAGTGGATG GCAAGAATACAGCAGTGTAAGCCGCCAGCTTTGCACTGAGCCCTTACAACGCAACATGTCTGTAGAGCACGAATTTTTTCTTGGTGTGTCAACATCAGATCCTAAAAACTTGAGCTTCGTAGCTTCTGTTACTCCCGTTGAAGATTTTGTTGTCGA ATTAGACGGAAATCATACAGTCACACTGACGGCTTCTGAGCCGAAGTATTATCAATTTCTGTTTCCGGAAGGCGTTACAAATGTACTACTTACAGTTACATCGGACGATAATTATTGCATGTCAGTCTCTATTCAAAACTTAACG TGTCCTGTATTCGATATGGACCATGATTTAAAGTATGATGGCATATGGCAAACTCTTATGAACAAGACTGGAATGACGATAAGC CGAGAACGATTTCCctatggatttttctttgttttcgtcGTCAAAGCTGACGATTTTGAATGCACAGGAAAGCGAATTAATCCACCACCTCTGAGAAAGAAAACTGTTCATTTTACTATCCATGAAAAG GTTAGTTACATTGACTTCATGGCAGCTGTTATCGGAGTTCTTGGAATATTTGCGCTCTTCTACATTGGGGCTTTTGTctccttttgtttcaattgtAGAAA CACCGTACCCGATGAACTGGAGCCGAGTTTACTTGAAGTACGGAACAGACCCACGCGTTATGGTTCCATCTCCACTC CTATCGTCGGTCCAACTCCAACTGCTGCCTCAAGAGATGTAGAATCGGAACCTCTTTCACGCACATCTTCCGCTCTGGACTTGACCGATATTGATCTAATGCCTGATGCATACAGTGATAAAGATGTTGTTCGGaccaaaacatttcttttcgtGGCTGATCTTTCCCACAAAGGGTCACGGTTCCATGGCAAAAAGTCGCAACTTTACATGTGGAATTTATTGATt gtCGCTGTATTTTATGCTCTGCCGGTTTTACAGCTTGTCATCATTTATCAAAAA GTGCTGAATGACACGGGTGACCAGGATCTTTGCTATTTCAACTTTCTCTGCGCTCATCCGCTGGGGGATTTGACAGATTTCAACCACGTCTACTCCAATCTCGGTTACGTTTTGCTGGGTCTTCTGTTCATCATCAACACCGCGCGCAGAGACGTTCTTAGGCGACAAGCTCAAGCAAATCACGATCGAttggaaaag TATTACGGAATTCCTCAACATTACGGCCTCTTTTACGCTATGGGAACAGCATTAATG gtCGAAGGAGTACTCAGTGCCTGTTACCACATATGCCCTACACACGCCAACTATCAGTTCG ATACAACTTTTATGTATGTTATAAGCATGCTTTGTATGTTGAAGATTTACCAAACTCGCCATCCAGACATCAACGCTGAAGCTCACGCAGCCTTTGCCGTTCTGGCTTTCGTCGTTCTAATAGGAGTCATCTCAGTGTTTGAAGACTCACTGACTTTTCGAATCATTTTCTCTGCCATCCATCTCCTTGCATGTCTGGCTTTATCTGCTCAAGTCTACTACATGGGCAGATGGAAATTGA ATTTTGGAGTGTTCAAACGAATTTATATGGTTTTTTGGAACGATTTCCAAGCGGGACCATCAAAT TGGTTCAGACCGATGTACGTCGATCGAATGTTCCTATTG GTCATAGGAATTCTTACGAATGTGGGATTGTCGGTGTATGGATTGATGGAACGTCCTCCAGATTTCGCTTCCTACATGCTGGCAATTTTCATCACTAATCTGATGTTGTACACCACTTTCTACATCATCATGAAATTGCGGCACGGCGAGAAAATCTTGTGTCAGGCGATATTTTACATTGCCTTGGCCTCCCTTTCTTGGGGTGCTGCAATGTACTTTTTCATCAACAAAGCCATCACTTGGAGA AAAAGAGCTGCCGAATCTCGAGTTTTCAATCAAGAGTGCGCGATACTCAGTTTCTATGATTATCATGACATTTGGCATTTCCTTTCGGCTGCCAGTctgttcttttccttcatg aCTCTTCTTACTTTGGATGATGATCTCGCTTACACGCCGCGTGATAGGATTCCAGTCTTCTAA